The following are from one region of the Pseudodesulfovibrio piezophilus C1TLV30 genome:
- a CDS encoding formate dehydrogenase accessory protein FdhE, with translation METTSPMKQIQSTLETVRTRDSAYSEMTNHFALLFEEKEKVRNELLATTLQTLDIGDTDMREGIHLLKKRTLSPWTDAFKYAANRLLPVLAEVLQQEKETDKKIQAHLMDTQNILKLTQARVNDSMKEFENTAEELSIPSSILSYYIESISSPVFCAVVSSLQKSLSTQTWEYGHCPVCDSSPTISQLSPNTSSSEYLVGGGGKKYLHCSLCGHDWHYKRNACAACGNEDSETREILSPDEMKRERIEVCHKCDRYMLTIDMRECASLPHLDTLQMGLIHLDIIAQERALTPIAQTLWNTIR, from the coding sequence ATGGAAACGACATCCCCCATGAAGCAAATTCAATCCACGCTTGAAACCGTCAGGACGCGTGATTCTGCCTACAGTGAAATGACAAACCACTTTGCATTACTCTTTGAAGAAAAAGAAAAAGTGCGCAATGAACTGCTCGCAACAACTCTCCAGACGCTTGATATTGGTGATACGGATATGCGGGAAGGAATCCATCTATTGAAGAAGCGCACTCTCAGCCCTTGGACTGATGCGTTCAAATATGCGGCGAACAGACTGTTACCCGTTCTGGCTGAAGTTCTCCAACAGGAGAAGGAGACTGATAAAAAAATACAAGCCCATCTCATGGACACACAAAACATCCTCAAACTCACCCAGGCAAGAGTGAACGATTCCATGAAGGAATTCGAGAACACCGCCGAAGAATTGAGCATCCCTTCTTCTATTCTTTCTTATTATATCGAAAGCATTTCTTCTCCTGTTTTTTGTGCCGTTGTCTCCTCTTTGCAGAAATCCCTTTCCACCCAAACGTGGGAATACGGCCACTGTCCCGTCTGCGACTCCTCCCCAACCATTTCACAACTCAGCCCGAATACCTCATCATCCGAATACTTGGTTGGTGGTGGTGGGAAAAAATACCTGCACTGCTCTCTCTGTGGTCACGATTGGCATTACAAACGAAACGCCTGCGCAGCCTGTGGCAACGAAGACAGCGAAACCCGTGAAATCCTTTCTCCAGACGAAATGAAACGCGAACGGATTGAAGTCTGTCATAAATGCGACAGGTATATGCTCACTATCGACATGCGCGAATGTGCATCTCTCCCACACCTCGACACACTTCAAATGGGACTCATTCATCTGGACATTATTGCACAGGAAAGGGCGTTAACTCCCATAGCACAGACCCTCTGGAATACCATCAGATAG
- a CDS encoding formate dehydrogenase accessory sulfurtransferase FdhD, which produces MTHSPLRIPTINPSSASSSIPTGATGYPECTRTFQRLTQGKFIPQEDTIAVEADLTIQLGNQPEITLARTPGDDLNLIMGHLFCNSLLETVEGVANIDFCHQAPSHATVSLDGSIPIHSLFKQRPPFRIHPQHLFELKNEFEHQQNLFKHTGSNHAAALFSITGHLLAFGEDVGRHNAFDKAIGRALIEGTLGQVGIAMLSSRIARELAAKAVRANIPVLCGFSAATSSGVNCAEENNITLVGRLRSNSFNIYANAWRIQDD; this is translated from the coding sequence ATGACGCATTCCCCTCTTCGCATTCCGACCATCAATCCAAGTTCAGCCAGCAGCTCGATTCCCACAGGCGCGACAGGGTACCCCGAATGTACGCGCACTTTCCAACGTCTGACCCAAGGAAAATTTATCCCTCAAGAGGATACGATAGCAGTCGAGGCCGACCTGACCATCCAACTTGGTAATCAACCGGAAATAACTCTAGCCAGAACCCCTGGCGATGACTTGAACCTGATCATGGGCCACCTTTTCTGCAACTCCTTGCTTGAGACAGTTGAGGGAGTGGCCAACATCGACTTTTGTCATCAAGCCCCCTCTCATGCAACAGTGTCACTCGATGGCAGTATCCCAATCCATAGTCTTTTCAAACAACGCCCTCCTTTCCGTATCCACCCGCAACACTTGTTTGAACTCAAAAATGAATTTGAACACCAGCAGAATCTCTTCAAGCATACCGGCTCCAATCATGCAGCTGCACTCTTTTCGATCACAGGCCATCTGCTTGCTTTTGGAGAGGATGTCGGCAGACACAACGCCTTTGACAAAGCCATTGGTCGAGCCTTGATCGAAGGAACCTTGGGACAGGTAGGCATCGCCATGCTTTCCTCTCGAATCGCCAGGGAGCTTGCCGCCAAAGCTGTACGAGCAAATATTCCTGTCCTGTGCGGCTTTTCAGCAGCAACAAGTTCAGGCGTCAACTGCGCAGAAGAAAATAATATTACCCTTGTCGGCAGACTCAGGAGCAACTCTTTTAATATATATGCCAATGCATGGCGCATTCAAGATGATTGA
- a CDS encoding RNA recognition motif domain-containing protein codes for MSKNLYVGNLSWSTTEDEVRAAFAEFGEVLSVKLIEDRETGRPRGFGFVEMDDNGAGDAVDALDGKDLGGRNIKVNVAKPREERPRW; via the coding sequence ATGTCTAAGAATCTTTATGTCGGCAATCTGTCTTGGAGCACTACTGAAGATGAAGTTCGCGCAGCTTTTGCTGAATTTGGTGAAGTGCTTTCTGTGAAACTCATCGAGGATCGTGAAACCGGCCGTCCTCGTGGTTTTGGTTTTGTCGAGATGGATGACAATGGCGCAGGTGACGCTGTTGATGCCCTTGACGGAAAAGACCTTGGTGGCCGCAACATCAAAGTGAACGTTGCCAAGCCCCGCGAAGAACGCCCTCGTTGGTAG
- a CDS encoding HPP family protein: MNVYNFLKGQSRTPKTQIFWSWLGAFLGIALVSLVSRFALEGLGLTLVIGSFGASAVLIYAAIDSPLAQPRNLMGGHCLSALVGVAAFQLFLGEIWLAAPLAVATAIALMQMTDTLHPPGGATALIAVIGGPGIHKLGYMYALFPVATGAACLLFVALVVNRIAPDRVYPKSL; the protein is encoded by the coding sequence ATGAACGTTTACAATTTTCTGAAAGGGCAAAGTCGTACTCCAAAAACTCAGATTTTCTGGTCGTGGTTGGGAGCATTTCTCGGCATCGCTCTTGTCTCCTTGGTTTCCCGATTTGCATTGGAAGGGCTTGGTCTGACGTTAGTCATTGGTTCCTTTGGCGCGTCAGCCGTGCTCATATACGCGGCAATCGACAGTCCGCTCGCTCAACCTAGGAATTTGATGGGAGGCCACTGTCTTTCTGCTTTGGTTGGTGTTGCCGCATTTCAGCTTTTTCTGGGAGAGATATGGCTCGCAGCACCGCTGGCAGTCGCTACGGCAATAGCTCTCATGCAAATGACTGATACCTTGCACCCACCAGGAGGGGCGACTGCTTTGATCGCCGTCATTGGCGGGCCCGGCATTCACAAGCTTGGATATATGTATGCTTTGTTCCCGGTCGCGACAGGTGCCGCATGCCTGCTTTTCGTGGCCTTGGTCGTGAACAGAATTGCCCCTGACAGGGTGTACCCGAAGTCGCTGTGA
- a CDS encoding anaerobic nitric oxide reductase flavorubredoxin: MRFQITDTVSWVGKIDWELQKFHGEEYSTFKGSSYNSYLIQDEKTVLIDTVYGPFGKEFIENLENEIDLGSIDYVIANHAEVDHSGALPELMRRIPNVPIYCTQQATKSLKGYYHQDWNFQVVKTGDTLSLGERTLNFISAPMLHWPDSMFTYLDKENMLFSNDAFGHHLASDTMFNDLVDQDELFKECIKYYANILTPFSKMVTKKINEIVGFGLPVDFILPSHGVIWRDDPLQIVHKYLEWADDYQENQITIIYDTMWNSTRDMAEAIARGIRSVCPDGVIKILHTGQRDKNDIITEVFRSKLVVAGCSTINKGILSSMAGILEMIHGLGFKGKKGAAFGSYGWSGESTDILTKSLGNAGFEMIGEGIKATWKPDQEAIRKCEAYGRQLGKEV, translated from the coding sequence ATGAGATTCCAAATAACGGACACCGTATCCTGGGTCGGAAAAATAGATTGGGAATTACAAAAATTCCACGGTGAAGAGTATTCCACTTTCAAAGGATCATCCTATAACTCATATCTTATTCAGGACGAAAAAACGGTTCTGATAGATACTGTCTATGGTCCATTTGGAAAAGAGTTTATCGAAAACCTGGAGAATGAAATCGATCTTGGCAGTATCGACTACGTGATTGCCAATCATGCAGAGGTCGACCATAGCGGGGCACTTCCTGAACTGATGCGCCGGATCCCCAATGTCCCGATCTATTGCACTCAACAAGCCACCAAATCCCTGAAGGGATACTACCATCAAGACTGGAACTTCCAGGTAGTCAAAACTGGTGACACGCTCTCTCTTGGCGAAAGAACATTGAATTTCATCTCGGCACCGATGCTTCACTGGCCAGACTCCATGTTCACCTATCTGGACAAGGAAAACATGCTCTTCAGTAATGATGCCTTTGGGCATCACCTTGCTTCAGACACGATGTTCAATGATCTGGTCGATCAGGACGAACTCTTCAAAGAGTGCATCAAATATTACGCGAACATACTGACTCCATTCAGCAAGATGGTTACGAAAAAAATTAATGAGATTGTGGGATTCGGACTTCCTGTTGACTTTATATTACCCAGCCATGGAGTAATATGGCGTGACGATCCATTGCAAATTGTGCACAAATATCTGGAATGGGCTGATGACTACCAAGAAAATCAGATCACGATCATTTACGATACCATGTGGAACAGCACGCGAGACATGGCGGAAGCCATAGCACGAGGCATCCGCTCAGTCTGCCCAGACGGAGTCATAAAAATCCTTCATACAGGACAACGAGATAAAAATGACATCATCACTGAAGTATTCCGCTCAAAATTGGTGGTGGCTGGCTGCTCCACCATCAACAAGGGAATCCTTTCAAGCATGGCGGGCATTCTCGAAATGATCCATGGACTGGGTTTCAAAGGAAAAAAAGGGGCGGCATTCGGTTCCTATGGCTGGTCAGGAGAGAGCACAGATATTTTGACCAAATCCCTGGGAAATGCCGGATTTGAAATGATTGGCGAAGGCATCAAGGCAACTTGGAAGCCTGACCAGGAAGCAATCAGGAAGTGTGAGGCTTACGGCAGACAACTTGGCAAGGAAGTATAA
- a CDS encoding DUF438 domain-containing protein, with protein MRGITVEVSLKTKIGGLLDTYPFLLDFLTEQSPQFSQLKSPILRKTLAKVTSISQAAFLGGLAPDELLLGIVGQIYLHSNDSVVVVNPGGRERGELRLTREERIKAFKDIVTRIHQGESLDAVRSEFHDILKDVSPVEVGAMEQALVADGIDEAEIKKLCNLHVELFDSSLSSGIPEMMPGHPLHTLQAENREAESRAAHLHNAAERMSDDLTFSAARSGVILAVEDLSALIRHYERKENQLFPLMESYGLTAPPQVMWAIHDDIRGLFKQVLGALNDGDRDVSVSLITELTIAIRDLVYKEEQILFPMAYETFSEEDWARVRRGEEEIGFAWVTPGDEWKAEEYDTGTPPQGGEDLVYLSAGKLRPEVVDAILQSLPIDLSFVDAQDRVAYFSQTEHRIFPRSEGILGREVSRCHPSQSVYMVEKILEKFRSGERDMAEFWIEMKGSFIHIRFYAIRQRDGEYAGCLEVAQDVTHIRGLQGQQRLLDWE; from the coding sequence ATGAGAGGTATAACCGTGGAAGTATCCCTGAAAACAAAAATTGGTGGCCTGCTTGATACGTATCCCTTTCTACTTGATTTTCTCACGGAGCAATCTCCTCAATTCAGTCAATTGAAAAGTCCTATTTTGCGCAAAACTCTAGCGAAAGTGACATCTATTTCGCAGGCTGCTTTCTTGGGCGGCCTTGCTCCCGATGAGCTTCTGCTGGGAATTGTCGGGCAAATTTATCTGCATAGTAACGATTCTGTCGTCGTGGTGAATCCTGGAGGCCGAGAAAGGGGGGAGCTTCGTTTGACTCGGGAGGAGCGTATCAAGGCGTTCAAGGATATTGTGACGCGAATCCATCAGGGGGAGAGCCTGGATGCTGTTCGGTCTGAATTCCATGACATTTTGAAAGATGTTTCTCCTGTTGAGGTCGGGGCTATGGAACAGGCTTTGGTCGCCGACGGCATTGATGAGGCTGAGATCAAGAAATTGTGTAATCTACATGTGGAGTTGTTTGATTCTTCCCTGAGTTCGGGTATCCCTGAAATGATGCCGGGGCATCCTCTTCATACTCTGCAGGCAGAAAACCGGGAGGCAGAGAGCAGAGCCGCACATCTGCACAATGCAGCAGAGCGCATGTCTGATGATTTGACGTTTTCCGCTGCACGAAGTGGGGTGATTCTGGCGGTGGAAGACCTTTCCGCTCTCATCCGTCACTATGAGCGCAAGGAGAATCAACTCTTTCCATTGATGGAATCCTACGGACTGACGGCTCCTCCACAGGTCATGTGGGCCATCCATGATGATATCAGAGGGCTTTTTAAACAGGTGCTTGGGGCACTGAATGATGGGGACCGGGATGTCTCGGTTTCTCTGATTACCGAACTGACTATCGCTATACGTGATCTTGTTTACAAGGAAGAACAGATCCTGTTTCCCATGGCATATGAGACCTTTTCGGAGGAGGATTGGGCAAGAGTTCGCCGAGGGGAAGAAGAGATCGGTTTTGCCTGGGTCACTCCAGGCGACGAATGGAAGGCTGAGGAATATGACACAGGGACGCCTCCTCAGGGAGGAGAAGACCTCGTTTATCTCAGTGCCGGAAAATTGCGCCCGGAAGTGGTTGACGCCATTTTGCAGTCGCTCCCCATTGATCTTTCTTTTGTCGATGCACAAGATCGGGTGGCGTATTTTTCTCAGACAGAGCATCGTATCTTTCCCCGCAGCGAAGGTATCCTTGGTCGTGAGGTTTCGAGATGTCATCCTTCTCAAAGCGTGTATATGGTTGAAAAAATATTGGAAAAATTCCGTTCAGGAGAGCGGGATATGGCTGAATTCTGGATTGAAATGAAGGGGAGTTTCATTCACATCCGTTTTTATGCGATCCGACAAAGAGATGGCGAATATGCCGGATGCCTGGAAGTGGCCCAGGATGTCACACACATAAGAGGGTTGCAAGGGCAGCAAAGGCTACTGGACTGGGAATAG
- a CDS encoding glucan biosynthesis protein: protein MPNNTLEARQGHCMGVSLQCFFLILILSLFLPLANAAHAQAPQPFTRQLVVDKALQLSQSPFIPSQKKVPDSLLKLDYDAWRDIRYIPEKALWRQEELPFQLQFFHPGMFYDQLVNINIVDNGVTTPLPFDTSAFDYGSNHTLPEQIPSDFGFAGFRVHGPINTPSYFDEIAVFLGASYFRAVAKGQVYGISARGLAIDTALPKGEEFPTFREFWIEKPARNSASLTIHALLDSQSLTGAYTFVIRGGKTTTMDVTSTLFLRVPVQKIGIGPLTSMFLFGENTSPRELDDFRPEVHDSDGLLIKNESGEWFWRPLTNPKALEVNIFKSDNVKGFGLLQRDHDFANYQDLEARSEKRPSLWVEPHGKWGRGHVELVSIPSEQEIHDNIVAYWVPEDTLALKTPQTYEYTLRWYAGRFTHPPLGYVLATRTGAAEGGGRRYIIDFSGKALSILTPPANVEGVITCGEGASVVEQHLEKNRYTGGWRLSFVVRSDKEPSAIERVLPTRQAPIDLRVFLRLDETTLTETWNYAYQP from the coding sequence ATGCCCAACAATACCCTTGAGGCGCGTCAGGGACATTGCATGGGAGTATCCCTGCAATGTTTTTTTCTCATCCTCATTCTGTCCCTTTTCCTGCCGCTTGCCAACGCGGCCCATGCCCAGGCTCCCCAACCGTTCACACGTCAACTCGTGGTGGACAAGGCTCTCCAACTGAGCCAATCGCCCTTTATCCCCTCACAAAAGAAAGTACCAGACTCACTTCTGAAGCTCGATTACGATGCTTGGCGGGACATTCGGTACATTCCGGAAAAGGCACTATGGCGTCAGGAAGAACTGCCTTTTCAGCTTCAGTTTTTTCACCCTGGTATGTTTTATGACCAATTAGTGAATATCAACATAGTCGATAATGGAGTCACCACACCGCTCCCCTTTGATACCAGCGCTTTTGACTATGGAAGTAATCATACTCTGCCGGAACAGATACCGTCAGACTTCGGTTTTGCAGGGTTTCGTGTACATGGTCCGATTAACACTCCGTCCTATTTCGACGAAATAGCTGTCTTTTTGGGAGCCAGCTATTTCCGGGCCGTGGCCAAAGGCCAGGTCTACGGAATCTCAGCGCGCGGGCTGGCCATAGATACGGCCCTCCCCAAGGGAGAGGAATTCCCGACTTTCCGCGAATTCTGGATAGAAAAACCCGCCCGCAATAGCGCAAGTCTGACGATCCACGCCTTGTTGGATAGCCAGAGCCTGACCGGAGCTTATACCTTCGTGATCCGTGGTGGTAAAACAACGACCATGGATGTGACTTCCACTTTGTTCTTACGGGTGCCAGTGCAAAAAATCGGCATAGGCCCACTGACCAGCATGTTCCTGTTCGGTGAAAATACCAGTCCTCGGGAATTGGACGATTTCCGTCCTGAAGTGCATGATTCGGACGGACTGCTGATCAAGAATGAATCGGGTGAATGGTTTTGGCGACCTTTGACCAACCCGAAAGCTCTTGAGGTCAACATTTTCAAATCCGACAATGTTAAAGGATTTGGCCTCCTGCAACGCGACCATGACTTTGCCAATTATCAAGACCTTGAGGCCCGTTCCGAAAAACGTCCCTCCCTCTGGGTGGAACCACACGGCAAATGGGGACGAGGCCATGTGGAATTGGTCAGCATCCCATCAGAGCAGGAAATCCATGACAATATAGTGGCTTATTGGGTTCCTGAAGACACTCTCGCGCTCAAGACCCCACAGACATATGAGTATACCCTCCGCTGGTACGCCGGGAGATTCACCCACCCACCTCTGGGCTATGTGCTTGCGACTCGAACCGGAGCCGCCGAGGGAGGTGGGCGCAGATATATCATCGATTTTTCAGGGAAAGCACTGAGTATTCTTACGCCTCCGGCAAATGTCGAGGGAGTCATCACTTGCGGAGAAGGAGCCTCTGTGGTTGAACAACATCTGGAAAAGAATCGCTACACTGGAGGATGGCGCCTTTCCTTTGTTGTGCGATCCGACAAGGAGCCTTCTGCCATTGAGAGAGTTCTGCCCACACGCCAGGCACCAATTGATCTGCGTGTTTTTCTCCGCCTTGATGAAACAACTCTGACAGAAACCTGGAACTATGCCTACCAGCCCTGA
- the mdoH gene encoding glucans biosynthesis glucosyltransferase MdoH, translated as MTLNHEKKRTWRGSARKRRLVLGLLILIPSAFSSSYVASVLPHKGGTPLELAIVIVYSILFAWISVGFWTAVMGCFTLLRRYDRFAVSHALSTSELKPSTVRTAVLFPICNEDTPRVMAGIKSTYLSLQKMDGGENFDIHILSDSQGADKWMEEEAAWVDLVEELGAQGHIFYRHRKVNLKRKSGNVAEFCRRHGQLYTYMAVFDADSVMSGQSLKGMVRIMELNERIGILQTAPACFGRNTLLGRLQQFANRVYGPMFAAGLHFWQLGDAQYWGHNALIRIEPFMRHCGLPRLPGKPPKGGDILSHDFVEAALMRRAGWGVWLAFDLQGSWEECPPNLLSELKRDRRWCQGNLQHLRLLFTEGLFPAHRILFLNGAMSYASALLWFLFLMLSSAEAVVEAIVGPVYFSTGKTLFPNWPVWQPSWAMILLATTGVLLFLPKVLSFLLLIFKTRQAQLFGGVFRLLISILLEVVFSALLAPIRMLFHSKFVCMILLGKKIGWGTQQRDDKKTPWLDALRFHGGGTFFGLLWGGIVWLYSPEFFWWISPIVIPIVLSVPLSVITSRRDLGQWLRKKRLLLIPEETEPAPEIIQVSRFTQEMEEAPVFLDLPREAGFLRAIIDPRINALRRSLLTRHTRQVGPAEISRRNQLTQKVLQHGPSILTPAQQLILLRDPDSLLQLHQYAWALDKHVFQERWLRNSARSRP; from the coding sequence ATGACTCTGAACCATGAAAAGAAGAGAACCTGGCGAGGATCGGCCAGAAAACGCCGACTTGTTCTCGGTCTGCTTATCCTGATCCCATCAGCATTCTCCAGTTCTTATGTTGCCTCAGTCCTGCCACATAAGGGTGGAACCCCGCTGGAACTGGCTATTGTGATTGTTTATTCAATTCTTTTCGCCTGGATTTCAGTGGGATTCTGGACAGCTGTTATGGGCTGCTTCACCCTGTTACGTCGCTATGACCGGTTTGCCGTCAGTCACGCCCTTTCCACGTCAGAACTCAAGCCCTCCACTGTTCGCACAGCAGTCTTATTTCCCATTTGCAACGAGGATACCCCCCGTGTAATGGCCGGGATCAAGAGCACATATCTCTCACTTCAAAAGATGGACGGGGGTGAAAATTTTGATATCCACATCCTGAGCGATTCACAGGGGGCGGACAAATGGATGGAGGAAGAGGCGGCTTGGGTCGACCTGGTGGAAGAGCTTGGAGCACAAGGGCACATATTCTATCGACACAGAAAGGTGAACCTGAAACGTAAAAGTGGCAATGTCGCAGAGTTTTGCCGCCGTCATGGTCAACTATACACTTACATGGCGGTATTCGACGCTGACAGCGTCATGAGTGGACAGTCGCTCAAAGGTATGGTTCGCATAATGGAGCTGAATGAACGAATCGGCATTCTGCAAACCGCTCCGGCCTGTTTCGGGCGCAATACCCTGCTCGGACGATTGCAACAATTCGCCAACAGGGTTTACGGTCCCATGTTTGCGGCAGGACTCCACTTCTGGCAATTGGGGGACGCTCAATACTGGGGACATAACGCCCTCATTCGCATCGAACCATTCATGCGCCATTGTGGCCTCCCCAGACTTCCCGGAAAGCCTCCCAAGGGAGGCGACATTCTCAGCCATGATTTCGTGGAGGCAGCACTCATGCGCCGAGCTGGATGGGGAGTATGGTTGGCTTTCGATCTCCAGGGCAGCTGGGAAGAATGTCCACCCAACCTTCTGTCGGAGCTGAAAAGAGACCGTCGCTGGTGCCAGGGAAACTTACAACATTTACGGCTGCTGTTCACCGAAGGACTGTTCCCGGCACACCGCATTCTCTTTCTCAATGGTGCCATGAGTTACGCTTCGGCTCTGCTCTGGTTTCTGTTTCTCATGCTTTCTTCAGCCGAAGCAGTTGTCGAAGCCATTGTCGGTCCTGTCTACTTTTCAACAGGCAAAACACTCTTTCCCAATTGGCCTGTATGGCAACCGTCGTGGGCCATGATCCTGTTAGCCACAACCGGTGTGCTCCTCTTTCTGCCAAAGGTTCTCAGTTTTCTCTTGCTCATCTTCAAGACCCGTCAGGCTCAACTGTTCGGAGGAGTGTTCCGCCTCCTTATCAGTATACTCCTGGAAGTTGTCTTTTCAGCGCTTTTGGCACCTATTCGCATGTTGTTTCATAGTAAATTCGTTTGCATGATCCTCTTGGGGAAAAAAATCGGATGGGGCACGCAGCAGCGGGACGACAAAAAAACTCCCTGGCTTGACGCACTTCGTTTCCATGGTGGGGGCACTTTCTTCGGTCTTCTCTGGGGAGGCATTGTCTGGCTCTACTCACCTGAATTTTTCTGGTGGATAAGCCCCATTGTCATTCCCATAGTCCTCTCTGTGCCGCTTTCCGTCATAACAAGTCGACGAGACCTGGGACAATGGCTGCGGAAAAAACGTTTATTGCTCATCCCCGAAGAAACTGAGCCTGCCCCAGAAATCATTCAGGTCAGCCGCTTCACCCAAGAAATGGAAGAAGCACCTGTCTTTCTCGACCTCCCACGTGAAGCAGGATTCCTTCGAGCCATCATCGACCCGCGAATCAACGCTTTGCGCCGCTCCCTACTGACCCGTCATACTCGACAAGTCGGTCCGGCGGAAATTTCTCGCCGGAATCAACTAACCCAAAAAGTCTTGCAACACGGACCGAGTATTCTTACTCCGGCACAACAACTCATCCTTTTGCGTGACCCTGACTCCCTCCTTCAACTCCACCAATACGCCTGGGCGCTCGATAAACATGTTTTTCAAGAACGCTGGTTAAGGAACTCAGCACGTTCAAGACCATAA